The sequence CCCCCTCCCAGTATTGCCCCAAAGATAGAATCGAATACTGGCTGACTTCCGATTATTGAGGCGACCTTATAGAGATGGGAATTTGAATCGGTGAGAAATATCGTAAGATTGCCCCAGTCCGTTCTCATGACGCCATATACAATTCCGATGAATATACCGGGGATGGTAATTGCGTTGGGAATAATCATGTGTTCAATATCGATGAACGTAACAACAACGAGGCAAAACAAAAATATTACGTAGAAGAATGTCTGAAGCGTAATACCAAATTTCCAGACTGACAAAACACAGATTATTCCCGAAAGAATCTCCACGATCAAATATCTTGGCGAAATCTTGGCTCTACAGTTCTTACATCTCCCACGGAGCAAAAGAAAGCTTATAACTGGGATGTTGTTATAGAATCTTAGAGGTGTCTTACATGATATGCAATGTGAGCGAGGATGGATAATTGAAATACCGTTTGGAACCCTGTAAATACAGACGTTTAGAAAGCTTCCCAAGAAAGTGCCGAAAATGAATGAAAGTATAAATAAAATAAGAGGATCATTAATCACTTTGGTGAGTTCCGGAGGTCCTACCGGGATCATAATGCTTAGGGAAAATGAATCCATTTATCTTGGCCATCTCATTTAAAGCTTCTTCGAAATGATTCCGTGTAATTTTTAAAATCCCCTTGCCCTTTTTCAAATGCTTTCTTATCGCAATAAGTGAGGCCCTTTGGCACAACAATTCAACATCCGCACCGGAAAATCCCTTGATCTCCCTGGACAGCTCTTTAAGGTTGACGTCGCTTGCCAGTGGTTTGCTTCGGGTATGTATTTTTAGTATTTCGACTAATGCATTTTCATCTGGAAAAGGTATTGATAAGAATAGGTCGAATCTTCCTGACCTTAGCAGCGCGGGATCTACTATATCTACCCTGTTCGTAGCAGCAATCACTGAAACACCTGTAAGCTCCTCGACTCCATCCATTTCTGTTAGAAGCTGACTGACAACTCTTTCTGAAACATGGTTACCTTCAGTTGCTGAACGACAGGGTGCAAGTGCGTCGATCTCATCGAAGAAAATTATGCATGGTGAAACCTGCTTTGCTTTTTTAAAGACTTCTCTGACTGCTCGTTCCGACTCTCCCACATATTTTGACAAAAGCTCGGCACCCTTTACGGAGATGAAGTTCAGGCCACTTTGATTCGCAATTGATTTCGCGAGGAGGGTTTTACCGGTGCCGGGTGGTCCGTAAAGTAATATTCCCTTTGGGGCCTTTGTTCCAGTTGTCTCAAAAAGCTCCTTATACTTAAGAGGCCAGATTACAGCTTCAGTAAGTCTGTCATTAATATCATCCAGGCCCCCGACATCTTCCGGATCTACTTTTGGAATGTCTACAATGATTTCTCTTATCGCGGATGGCTCGACTTCTCTTAAAGCGTCCATAAAATGTTCCATTTCAACATTCAGATCCAGTAGAGCTTCATAGGGTAAAGAACCGCCTCCGAAGTCTATGTCTGGGATCGTGTTCCGAAGAGCCTTCATGGCGGCTTCTCTACATAGGTTTTCAATGTCCGCGCCAACGAAACCATGTGTTAGATCGGCAAGCCTTTCAAGGTCTATTTCTCTGTCGTTGGAAATTGGCATGCCACGGGTGTGCACCTCGAATATCTCTAGCCTTCCGTTTCTATCGGGAACGTCCAAACTGACTTCTCTGTCAAACCTGCCCGGTCTCCTCAATGCCGGGTCAAGCATACTTGGAAGGTTCGT comes from Thermodesulfobacteriota bacterium and encodes:
- a CDS encoding prepilin peptidase — translated: MDSFSLSIMIPVGPPELTKVINDPLILFILSFIFGTFLGSFLNVCIYRVPNGISIIHPRSHCISCKTPLRFYNNIPVISFLLLRGRCKNCRAKISPRYLIVEILSGIICVLSVWKFGITLQTFFYVIFLFCLVVVTFIDIEHMIIPNAITIPGIFIGIVYGVMRTDWGNLTIFLTDSNSHLYKVASIIGSQPVFDSIFGAILGGGLLYLIALLYLIIRKKEGMGMGDVKLLAMIGAFLGWKSIIYVTLISSVLGTIVGLAIIFYKRGDIKYALPFGPFLSLAAALYLFVSEAYPRI
- a CDS encoding CDC48 family AAA ATPase, coding for MLSLRISEISVKDAGKGFARIDAKDMNALGVDEWDLVEIGGKRKTVVRIMPLESSVREKSIIQVDGITRENAKVGIDDRVKIKKIETKIATKVVLAPLNDSLLLNGDEKKYLLNRLEGAPVTVGDRVKITLPGSKIEELLVLGTMPSVAGVITSTTKLTLRKQPKVKIDSVGVRYEDIGGLKEQIRKVREIVELPLRYPQVFERLGITPPRGVLLVGPPGSGKTLLAKAIAHETNANFQVINGPEIIHKFYGESEARLRDIFEVASRNQPSIIFLDELDAIAPKREKVSGDVEKRVVAQLLAIMDGLKDRGRVVVIGATNLPSMLDPALRRPGRFDREVSLDVPDRNGRLEIFEVHTRGMPISNDREIDLERLADLTHGFVGADIENLCREAAMKALRNTIPDIDFGGGSLPYEALLDLNVEMEHFMDALREVEPSAIREIIVDIPKVDPEDVGGLDDINDRLTEAVIWPLKYKELFETTGTKAPKGILLYGPPGTGKTLLAKSIANQSGLNFISVKGAELLSKYVGESERAVREVFKKAKQVSPCIIFFDEIDALAPCRSATEGNHVSERVVSQLLTEMDGVEELTGVSVIAATNRVDIVDPALLRSGRFDLFLSIPFPDENALVEILKIHTRSKPLASDVNLKELSREIKGFSGADVELLCQRASLIAIRKHLKKGKGILKITRNHFEEALNEMAKINGFIFPKHYDPGRTSGTHQSD